The following coding sequences lie in one Pseudomonas sp. SL4(2022) genomic window:
- a CDS encoding YkgJ family cysteine cluster protein, protein MKNNLIAAAELDRLETWAKYTADMCHSCMSSCCTLPVEARLNDLIRIGVVDEFERSEPLKNIAKRLQKDGIVERFHQKSGIFTLTRMSNNDCYYLDRKTRLCTIYDKRPDTCRNHPRIGPRPGYCAYKPKS, encoded by the coding sequence ATGAAAAACAACCTGATTGCTGCCGCCGAACTCGACCGCCTGGAAACCTGGGCCAAATACACTGCCGACATGTGCCACAGCTGCATGTCCAGCTGCTGCACGCTGCCGGTCGAGGCACGTCTGAATGACCTGATCCGCATCGGCGTGGTCGATGAGTTCGAACGCAGCGAACCGCTGAAGAACATCGCCAAGCGCCTGCAGAAGGACGGCATCGTCGAACGTTTCCATCAGAAGTCGGGCATCTTCACCCTCACCCGCATGAGCAACAACGACTGCTACTACCTCGATCGCAAAACCCGCCTGTGCACCATCTACGACAAACGCCCGGACACCTGCCGCAACCACCCACGAATCGGCCCGCGCCCAGGTTATTGCGCCTATAAACCCAAGAGCTAA